One Coffea arabica cultivar ET-39 chromosome 5c, Coffea Arabica ET-39 HiFi, whole genome shotgun sequence DNA window includes the following coding sequences:
- the LOC113690907 gene encoding threonine--tRNA ligase, chloroplastic/mitochondrial 2: protein MMRDLLNCPQPPPQLRATPPKSYRTPRKATNKPSSMVASLPHRMASSLYSSLNPLLTPSLRLLSNPLPVFSSSIPRSTETVINFSSFSRTSSSKSGEICGTKRNGVPLSWALATDSSGSTAAAVSTEEGKKDGVSSSEGRVVLPTNESSEILLRIRHTCAHVMAMAVQRLYPDAKVTIGPWIENGFYYDFDMEPLTDKDLKKIKKEMDCIIGQNLPLIREEVSRDEAQRRILAVNEPYKIEILESIKEEPITIYHIGNEWWDLCAGPHVESTGNIRRKAVQLESVAGAYWRGDTNKPMLQRIYGTAWEDEEQLKAYLHFKEEAKRRDHRRIGQDLDLFSIQDEAGGGLVFWHPKGAVVRHIIEDAWKKIHIQRGYDLLYTPHVAKADLWKISGHLDFYKENMFDQMEIEEELYQLRPMNCPYHILVYKRKLHSYRDFPIRVAELGTVYRYELSGSLHGLFRVRGFTQDDAHIFCLEHQIKDEIRGVLDLTEEILLQFGFDKYEVNLSTRPDKAVGNDDIWVKATSALKDALNDKRWSYQIDEGGGAFYGPKIDLKIEDALGRKWQCSTIQVDFNLPQRFDITYVDSDQEKKQPLMIHRAVLGSLERFFGVLIEHYAGDFPLWLSPTQARILPVTDAQLEYCNEIWRRLKANGLRTEICSGERLPKLIRNAEKQKIPLMAVVGPKEAETQTVTVRSRHGGELGTMPIDEFITRIKCAVESRTFL, encoded by the exons ATGATGCGTGATTTGCTTAATTGCCCCCAACCTCCACCACAGCTAAGAGCCACACCACCAAAATCCTACCGAACACCAAGAAAAGCCACCAACAAACCATCCTCAATGGTGGCTTCTCTCCCCCACCGCATGGCGTCATCATTGTACTCCTCCTTGAACCCTCTACTAACCCCTTCTCTCCGACTCCTGTCGAACCCACTTCCCGTTTTCTCCTCCTCTATCCCACGGAGCACAGAAACTGTAATCAATTTTTCATCTTTCAGTAGGACTTCTAGCAGTAAAAGTGGTGAAATTTGTGGAACCAAGAGGAATGGAGTTCCCCTATCCTGGGCTTTGGCGACTGATTCTTCGGGCTCCACTGCTGCTGCTGTGTCTacagaagaagggaaaaaggatGGGGTTTCATCTTCTGAGGGCAGAGTCGTGCTTCCAACTAACGAATCATCAGAGATACTGCTAAGAATTCGGCATACA TGTGCACATGTGATGGCTATGGCTGTTCAAAGGCTCTACCCAGATGCAAAAGTGACAATTGGTCCAtggattgaaaatggtttttaCTATGACTTTGATATGGAGCCATTAACTGACAAGGACctcaagaaaatcaagaaggaaatg GATTGTATCATTGGGCAAAACTTACCACTAATTAGAGAAGAAGTTAGCCGAGATGAAGCTCAAAGAAGGATACTTGCTGTCAATGAACCTTACAAGATAGAAATCTTGGAAAGCATTAAGGAGGAACCTATCACCATATATCATATTG GCAATGAATGGTGGGATCTTTGTGCTGGGCCTCATGTTGAATCGACAGGAAATATTAGAAGGAAAGCTGTTCAACTTGAATCAGTTGCCGGTGCCTACTGGAGAGGAGACACAAATAAGCCAATGCTACAAAGGATCTATGGTACAGCATGGGAAGATGAAGAACAATTGAAAGCATACCTTCATTTTAAAGAAGAAGCAAAACGCCGGGATCACCGGCGAATTGGACAAGATCTTGATCTGTTCTCTATACAG GATGAAGCGGGTGGAGGGTTAGTGTTCTGGCATCCCAAGGGTGCTGTTGTAAGGCATATTATAGAAGATGCGTGGAAGAAGATTCATATTCAACGTGGTTATGATCTACTTTACACTCCACATGTGGCAAAGGCAGATCTATGGAAGATCAGTGGTCATCTGGATTTCTACAAAGAAAATATGTTTGATCAGATGGAGATTGAGGAAGAACTTTATCAGCTTCGGCCAATGAATTGCCCTTACCATATACTTGTTTACAAAAGGAAGTTACACTCGTACAGGGATTTTCCAATCAGGGTTGCAGAGCTTGGAACGGTATATAGATATGAATTATCTGGTAGCTTGCATGGCCTGTTCCGTGTGAGAGGTTTTACCCAG GATGATGCACACATATTTTGTTTAGAACAtcaaataaaagatgaaattagGGGTGTACTGGATCTTACTGAGGAAATATTGCTGCAATTTGGTTTTGATAAGTACGAAGTAAACCTTTCCACAAGGCCAGACAAAGCTGTGGGAAACGATGATATATGGGTGAAAGCAACCTCTGCCTTGAAGGATGCTTTAAATGATAAAAGATGGAGCTATCAGATTGACGAAGGTGGTGGTGCTTTCTATGGTCCAAAGATTGATCTCAAAATTGAGGATGCTCTTGGAAGGAAGTGGCAATGCTCAACCATACAG GTGGATTTTAATTTACCCCAGCGTTTTGACATTACCTATGTTGATTCGGACCAAGAGAAGAAGCAGCCCCTCATGATTCATCGTGCAGTTCTGGGATCCTTGGAGCGGTTTTTTGGAGTTCTCATAGAGCATTATGCTGGTGATTTCCCCTTGTGGCTTTCTCCTACCCAAGCTCGGATATTACCAGTCACAGATGCACAG CTTGAATACTGCAACGAGATATGGAGGAGATTGAAAGCTAACGGTCTTCGGACTGAAATCTGCAGTGGGGAGCGTTTGCCTAAGCTTATTAGAAATGCAGAGAAGCAGAAAATCCCATTGATGGCTGTTGTTGGCCCCAAAGAGGCAGAAACACAAACTGTAACTGTTAGGTCTAGGCATGGCGGGGAGTTGGGGACTATGCCAATTGATGAATTTATCACCCGAATCAAGTGTGCAGTTGAGAGCAGAACATTCCTCTGA